The Oryza glaberrima chromosome 9, OglaRS2, whole genome shotgun sequence genome includes a window with the following:
- the LOC127783866 gene encoding proteasome subunit alpha type-7-B — protein sequence MARYDRAITVFSPDGHLFQVEYALEAVRKGNAAVGVRGSDTVVLGVEKKSTPKLQDSRSVRKIASLDTHIALACAGLKADARVLINRARVECQSHRLTVEDAVTVEYITRYIAGLQQKYTQSGGVRPFGLSTLIVGFDPYTDKPALYQTDPSGTFSAWKANATGRNSNSMREFLEKNYKETSGKETIKLAIRALLEVVESGGKNIEIAVMTQKDGLRQLEEAEIDEYVAEIEAEKAAAEAAKKGAPKET from the exons ATGGCCCGCTACGACCGCGCCATCACCGTCTTCTCCCCCGACGGCCACCTCTTCCAGGTCGAGTACGCCCTCGAGGCCGTCCGCAAGGGcaacgccgccgtcggcgtccgCGGCTCCGACACCGTCGTCCTCGGCGTCGAGAAGAAGTCCACCCCCAAGCTCCAGGACTCCAG GTCGGTGCGCAAGATCGCTAGCCTGGACACCCACATCGCGCTGGCGTGCGCGGGGCTCAAGGCGGACGCCCGCGTGCTCATCAACCGCGCGCGGGTCGAGTGCCAGAGCCACCGGCTCACCGTCGAGGACGCCGTCACCGTCGAGTACATCACGCGCTACATCGCCGGCCTGCAGCAGAAGTACACCCAGAGCGGCGGGGTCCGCCCCTTCGGCCTCTCCACCCTCATCGTCGGATTCGACCCCTACACCGACAAGCCCGCGCTGTACCAGACCGATCCCTCCGGCACCTTCTCCGCGTGGAAGGCCAACGCCACGGGGAGGAACTCCAACTCCATGAGGGAGTTCTTGGAGAAGAATTACAAGGAGACCTCTGGCAAAGAGACCATCAAGCTCGCAATCCGTGCTCTCCTAGAG GTTGTTGAGAGTGGCGGAAAGAACATCGAGATTGCAGTGATGACACAGAAGGATGGTCTTCGCCAACTTGAGGAGGCTGAAATTGACGAATATGTTGCTGAGATCGAGGCAGAGAAGGCTGCAGCTGAGGCTGCAAAGAAGGGTGCCCCTAAGGAGACCTAA
- the LOC127784006 gene encoding ribonuclease 3-like, with protein sequence MEQRKFLLCLILALLAASGPAKTVNADSPFDFYYLILMWPGAYCTDSEYGCCVPKYGYPSEDFFVKSFMTFDSSENTAVVRCNSDNPFDINKLDSIENNLNHYWSNIKCPRTDGVNSWKSEWNSYGVCSGLKELDYFKAGLQLRKSADILSALAEQGIKPDYQLYNTAFIKWAVNQKLGVTPGVQCRDGPFGKKQLYEIYLCVDKDAKSFIDCPVLPNLSCPAEVLFHPFHTWMLNTTSAANIVMPTETVLA encoded by the exons ATGGAGCAGAGGAAATTTTTGTTGTGCCTAATTCTTGCCTTACTTGCGGCTTCAGGACCTGCCAAGACCGTCAATGCTGACTCGCCCTTTGATTTTTATTATCTCATCCTCATG TGGCCTGGAGCATACTGCACTGACAGCGAGTATGGTTGTTGCGTGCCCAAGTATGGTTACCCGTCAGAAGATTTCTTCGTCAAGAGCTTCATGACCTTTGACTCGTCAGAGAACACAGCTGTTGTCAGGTGCAACTCCGACAATCCTTTCGACATTAACAAG CTAGACTCAATCGAGAACAACCTGAACCACTACTGGAGCAACATCAAGTGTCCCCGCACCGACGGCGTGAACTCATGGAAGAGCGAGTGGAACAGCTATGGCGTCTGCTCCGGCCTCAAGGAGTTGGACTACTTCAAGGCCGGTCTTCAGCTCAGAAAGAGCGCAGATATTCTCTCTGCTCTCGCCGAACAAG GCATCAAGCCGGACTACCAACTGTACAACACGGCGTTCATCAAGTGGGCCGTGAACCAGAAGCTGGGTGTGACACCAGGAGTGCAGTGCAGGGACGGGCCATTTGGGAAGAAGCAGTTGTATGAGATCTACCTCTGCGTTGACAAGGATGCCAAGAGCTTCATCGACTGCCCTGTCCTGCCCAACCTCAGCTGCCCAGCCGAGGTGCTCTTCCATCCGTTCCACACCTGGATGCTCAACACCACATCTGCTGCTAACATCGTGATGCCCACTGAAACTGTGTTGGCCTAA
- the LOC127784774 gene encoding peptidyl-prolyl cis-trans isomerase CYP21-1: protein MLRKVSVAFLACAALYLAFAAYSRRESLGEVRLPAVTNRVYLDVEIDGQHIGRIVIGLYGDVVPKTVANFRALCTGEEGIGPKGKSLHYKGSRFHRIIPGFMIQGGDIVRGDGKGSESIYGGTFPDENFIVKHTHPGVIAMANSGPDSNGSQFYITTIKTSWLDGEHVVFGRVIQGMDYVYAIEGGAGTYNGKPRKKVVITDSGEIPKEKWAEEV from the exons ATGCTGCGGAAGGTGTCCGTCGCCTTCCTCGCCTGCGCCGCCCTCTacctcgccttcgccgcctaCTCCCGCCGCGAG AGCCTTGGAGAGGTTCGATTACCTGCAGTTACTAACAGGGTATACTTGGATGTGGAAATCGATGGGCAACATATAG GTAGAATTGTCATTGGCCTTTATGGAGATGTTGTGCCAAAAACAGTTG CAAATTTTAGGGCTCTTTGTACAG GAGAAGAGGGCATTGGGCCCAAGGGTAAATCTCTTCACTATAAAGGATCAAGATTTCATCGTATTATCCCAGGCTTCATGATTCAGGGTGGGGACATAGTTAGAGGTGATGGAAAAGGAAGTGAGTCTATATATGGGGGCACCTTCCCAGATGAGAATTTCATAGTAAAACATACACATCCAg GTGTTATTGCCATGGCAAATTCTGGACCCGATTCCAATGGATCGCAGTTTTACATTACCACAATCAAGACCAGCTG GTTGGATGGGGAGCATGTTGTATTTGGCAGGGTGATTCAGGGAATGGATTATGTGTACGCCATTGAAGGGGGTGCTGGAACTTACAATGGCAAGCCTAGGAAGAAAGTTGTAATCACCGACTCTGGTGAGATACCGAAGGAGAAATGGGCTGAAGAAGTGTAG
- the LOC127784165 gene encoding ribonuclease 1-like: MASGRIALLCLLGLLVAASPAAIAAKDDKIFYQITFMWPGAYCAQTKAGCCMPKTDVAPASDFYVAGFTVYNATTNSSLSSCSNTPFDMNQIGDATRLMQYWNNIRCPSKNGQKGWKNAWETSGVCSDLTESAYFDTALALRDKINPLSRLVSNGIKPDFGLYSVKKIKEVIEEGIGAPALIQCSKGPFDKFQLYQIYVCVAEDAKTFVECPSPRKPYTCGDDILFHPFKKWMLKTNSTKSYAAASAIDQLLEAVMEI, translated from the exons ATGGCTTCCGGCAGGATAGCTCTGCTCTGCCTTCTTGGCTTGCTGGTAGCGGCCTCACCGGCTGCCATTGCTGCCAAAGATGACAAAATCTTCTACCAGATTACTTTCATG TGGCCGGGAGCATACTGCGCGCAGACGAAGGCCGGATGCTGCATGCCGAAGACCGACGTCGCGCCGGCGTCCGACTTCTACGTCGCCGGCTTCACGGTCTACAACGCCACCACCAACTCTTCCCTGTCCAGCTGCAGCAACACTCCATTCGACATGAACCAA ATTGGGGATGCCACGAGGCTGATGCAGTACTGGAACAACATCAGGTGCCCCAGCAAGAACGGCCAGAAGGGCTGGAAGAACGCGTGGGAGACGTCCGGCGTCTGCTCCGACCTCACCGAGAGCGCCTACTTCGACACCGCCCTCGCCCTCCGCGACAAGATCAACCCCCTTTCTCGCCTCGTCAGCAACG GTATTAAGCCGGACTTTGGGCTGTACAGCGTGAAGAAGATCAAGGAGGTGATCGAGGAGGGGATCGGCGCGCCGGCGCTGATCCAGTGCAGCAAGGGCCCGTTCGACAAGTTCCAGCTGTACCAGATATACGTCTGCGTGGCGGAGGACGCCAAGACGTTCGTGGAGTGCCCCAGCCCGAGGAAGCCGTACACCTGCGGCGACGACATCCTCTTCCACCCTTTCAAGAAGTGGATGCTCAAGACCAACTCCACCAAATcctacgccgccgccagcgccatcGACCAGCTGCTCGAAGCGGTCATGGAAATctga